The following proteins come from a genomic window of Bactrocera tryoni isolate S06 chromosome 1, CSIRO_BtryS06_freeze2, whole genome shotgun sequence:
- the LOC120772840 gene encoding protein kibra, whose protein sequence is MPKQQPQYHHHHHLQQQQQQHQQQQHIHHQQHNHTTTHHGEYPLPDGWDIATDFDGKTYYIDHNTKKTTWLDPRDRYTKPQSFEDCVGDELPHGWEEAYDPHIGRYYINHIEQSTQLEDPRQEWKSVQEQMLSDYLSAAQDQLENKRELYDIKKQRLQIAQEEYNQLNKLATSRSSLCSSSSSMSRHDPDLLRAEVASSWERVRLLRQELKHITHDITHTQRGMNTLYSVGEKINARQNGCYDIAEVQAIREEMLKVHKSLVSGEKVREELMRSLVEIKNELSRQQINDENAELMNAASPFDRVCVASQTDLCGAGDMNSGARFAEMAKTKLQYSEWRKHIKKLQQQLVDHVERIDPGQLESDKDRILLIQEKEKLLTDLNSISMESRPHEEVHVIQQTRRKLEEDLKEAYEATNQCIAKRLRFHEEKQLLVGELQEALKSTKKLEERLKSFSSESTFSISSGSSLGSLSTASSKSALSFTDIYIDPFAVDSQIDVIDLQRRSQRFYQQQQLQAAQAQLQLQQQHQQQQHQSQMHTVTHAHPQLQQQPSSELSLSPRSSLSMETPPASPMKYNANADQVAISSQRLKEEPTYANTPTGAALPPLYQPNPALAAAMARTHAQDLDSTLLDCMVLEAKLQKLNLSAPLNLPAAPLSPISEKPSLLDLPQEMLSRSSSSSNTRSVSAAVSNESVAGDSGVFEASRAHFPRKELAQVQIGLKYLKDKGLLVVSLERANNLSALWTATADNSQVYLRAALLPNSLTSIRTKPMSDFQKPVFSDTFAVPITLSKLQTKSLQVTVVSMTGQKEEIIGTVQISMAEFNADDSTLKWYNVLSSKFMPTFEPLDMPSTSAAAAAAAAAGVTAAVTASTAAAPLASAANAAGANVPNVAKEESSDESTITSSQTSTLTRNQVPPFEMQAQITEEIEQLSVNDEDDEDEEDDDEDDDDDNELEELTADFTKKMLEAYNCIDLIKQEYADKETNTECAFAPEKLRASQQQQQMADDRPVKRSQTFTPSAAVNKNRYICRLNRSDSDSAMHFGVTPHPFHRGAVERRSLRFHTKAPKQMTKLRHTHIPRTSLDLELDLQAQHSKLDFLNDQIAKLQNLKQVLEKGRDNRDPLIAAWAIENEEFQRLVERADPAKCPEEKQLHKLLMKTAKEIHKLRKTKVPKGSPDLLSFKEKMTFFTRKGLPVPDLPDRADYVLPDADLIEEEDEEEDDEEDKARETAIAINTALVASNNRNKNLSENHLGIAVSRRELNAAKSTAAAAAAAAAEAAKLNVTNADMSLPSTSAAAAKAHVNSNNSNGANGEQKDDRYDYVVDRNYGVEV, encoded by the exons TTATACCAAACCACAGTCGTTCGAAGATTGTGTCGGCGATGAGCTGCCGCATGGCTGGGAGGAAGCCTACGATCCACATATAGGACGCTACTATATCAATCACATAGAGCAGTCGACACAGTTAGAGGATCCCCGCCAGGAATGGAAGAGCGTGCAAGAGCAAATGCTAAGCGATTACCTGTCGGCCGCACAAGATCAATTGGAGAACAAGCGTGAACTGTATGATATTAAGAAGCAGCGTTTGCAGATAGCGCAGGAAGAGTATAATCAGCTGAATAAATTGGCGACCAGCAGAAGCAGTT TGTGTTCCTCTTCGAGCTCAATGAGTCGACACGATCCCGATCTATTGCGCGCCGAAGTCGCCTCATCGTGGGAGCGTGTACGTCTGCTGCGGCAGGAACTGAAGCACATCACACACGATATTACGCACACGCAACGCGGCATGAATACGCTGTACTCGGTGGGCGAGAAGATCAATGCACGACAGAATGGTTGCTATGACATCGCTGAAGTGCAGGCCATACGCGAGGAGATGCTTAAGGTGCACAAATCGCTGGTGTCCGGTGAGAAGGTGCGCGAAGAGCTGATGCGCAGTTTGGTGGAGATTAAGAATGAGCTGAGCCGCCAACAGATCAACGATGAGAATGCTGAGCTGATGAATGCCGCCTCACCGTTTGATCGCGTATGCGTCGCCTCACAGACAGATCTGTGTGGCGCGGGCGACATGAATAGTGGCGCACGATTTGCCGAGATGGCCAAGACGAAATTGCAGTACTCCGAATGGCGTaagcatattaaaaaattgcaacagcAGTTGGTGGATCATGTGGAACGTATCGATCCCGGCCAGTTGGAGTCTGACAAGGATCGCATTTTGCTGATACAAGAAAAGGAGAAACTACTGACCGATTTGAATAGCATTTCGATGGAGTCGCGTCCACACGAAGAAGTGCACGTTATACAGCAAACACGCCGCAAACTTGAGGAAGATCTGAAAGAGGCGTACGAGGCTACAAATCAATGCATAGCGAAACGTTTGCGTTTCCATGAAGAAAAGCAGTTGCTGGTTGGAGAGCTGCAGGAAGCGCTCAAATCTACAAAGAAACTAGAGGAACGTCTCAAGTCATTCTCATCAGAGAGCACATTCTCCATTAGCAGTGGTTCTAGTCTGGGTTCATTGTCGACGGCGAGCAGCAAGAGCGCGCTCAGCTTCACCGACATCTACATCGATCCATTCGCTGTCGATTCACAAATCGATGTGATCGATTTGCAGCGTCGCTCACAGCGTTTctaccaacagcaacaactgcaaGCCGCACAGGCGCAgctacagctacaacaacagcatcagcaacaacagcaccaGTCACAAATGCATACGGTTACGCATGCGCATCCACAGCTACAACAGCAACCCTCATCGGAATTGTCGCTATCGCCGCGTAGCAGCCTGTCTATGGAAACACCACCCGCCTCGCCTATGAAATACAATGCCAATGCCGATCAAGTAGCGATCAGCAGCCAGCGGCTCAAGGAGGAGCCAACCTATGCCAACACACCTACAGGTGCTGCTTTGCCACCACTCTATCAGCCAAATCCAGCATTGGCTGCTGCAATGGCACGTACGCATGCACAGGACTTGGACTCAACACTGCTGGATTGTATGGTGTTGGAGGCCAAACTGCAGAAACTTAACTTATCCGCACCACTTAACCTGCCCGCTGCGCCGTTGTCGCCAATTTCCGAAAAACCATCATTGCTGGATCTGCCGCAAGAGATGCTCAGCCGTTCGTCATCGTCCTCGAATACACGTTCCGTATCTGCGGCGGTAAGCAATGAATCAGTCGCCGGCGACTCGGGCGTTTTTGAAGCTTCGCGCGCGCATTTCCCGCGTAAGGAGCTGGCGCAAGTGCAGATCGGGCTAAAATATCTGAAGGATAAGGGACTACTAGTCGTTTCGCTGGAACGTGCGAACAATCTCTCAGCGCTGTGGACTGCGACCGCGGACAATTCACAAGT TTATTTACGCGCCGCTTTGTTGCCCAATTCGCTTACTTCGATTCGCACAAAACCCATGTCAGACTTCCAGAAACCTGTCTTCAGCGACACCTTTGCCGTGCCCATAACGCTCAGCAAACTGCAGACGAAGAGTTTACAGGTCACTGTGGTCAGCATGACTGGCCAGAAAGAGGAGATTATC GGCACCGTACAGATCAGCATGGCCGAATTCAATGCCGACGATTCCACACTCAAGTGGTACAATGTGCTCAGCTCTAAATTTATGCCAACATTTGAACCATTAGATATGCCCTCAACGAGTGCGGCCGCCGCTGCAGCAGCCGCTGCTGGCGTTACTGCCGCAGTCACTGCTTCTACGGCTGCAGCGCCACTTGCGTCCGCAGCCAATGCTGCCGGCGCAAATGTACCAAATGTCGCCAAGGAAGAGTCGTCCGATGAATCGACAATTACCTCGTCACAAACCTCAACGCTGACGCGCAACCAAGTGCCGCCCTTCGAGATGCAGGCACAAATCACTGAGGAAATAGAACAACTGAGTGTAAACGATGAGGATGATGAAGATGAGGAGGATGATGATGAAGACGACGATGACGACAATGAGTTGGAGGAACTGACAGCTG ACTTCACAAAGAAAATGCTGGAGGCCTATAATTGCATCGATCTGATTAAACAAGAATATGCGGACAAGGAAACAAACACCGAGTGCGCGTTTGCACCCGAAAAATTGCGAGCttcacaacagcaacagcaaatggCCGACGATAGGCCGGTAAAGCGTTCGCAGACATTCACGCCCTCAGCGGCAGTCAATAAGAACCGTTACATTTGTCGACTTAATCGCTCCGACTCGGATTCGGCAATGCATTTCGGCGTGACGCCGCATCCCTTCCATCGCGGTGCTGTCGAGCGACGTTCGCTACGCTTTCACACCAAAGCGCCAAAGCAAATGACGA AACTTCGTCATACACATATACCGAGAACCAGCTTGGACTTGGAGCTGGATCTGCAAGCGCAGCATAGCAAGTTAGATTTCCTAAATGATCAAATTGCCAAATTACAGAACTTGAAACAAGT TCTGGAGAAGGGTCGTGATAATCGCGATCCCTTAATTGCCGCCTGGGCTATTGAGAACGAGGAGTTCCAACGCTTGGTCGAGCGTGCTGACCCAGCCAAATGCCCTGAGGAGAAGCAATTGCATAAGCTTTTGATGAAAACTGCCAAAGAAATTCATAAGCTGCGCAAAACCAAGGTGCCGAAGGGATCACCCGATTTGTTGTCGTTCAA AGAGAAAATGACCTTCTTCACACGCAAGGGCCTACCAGTGCCCGACTTACCAGATCGCGCCGACTACGTTTTGCCCGATGCCGATCTGATCGAAGAGGAAGACGAAGAGGAGGACGACGAGGAGGACAAGGCACGCGAAACAGCAATCGCTATCAATACAGCGCTCGTGGCCAGCAATAATCGAAATAAGAATCTCAGTGAGAATCATTTGGGCATCGCAGTCAGTCGTCGAGAATTGAACGCGGCCAAGAGCACAGCAGCTGcggccgcagcagcagcagcggaaGCGGCAAAATTGAACGTCACCAATGCGGACATGTCATTGCCGAGCACAAGTGCGGCGGCTGCAAAGGCGCAcgtaaacagcaacaacagcaatggcgCCAATGGCGAGCAGAAAGACGACCGCTACGACTACGTGGTCGATCGCAATTACGGTGTGGAAGTTTGA